The Gemmatimonadota bacterium DH-78 region TCCCGACTACGAGGCGATCGCCGGATACCGCGTGTACGACCGGCGCGCGACGGCCTCCGAGATCGTGGCGATCGCTCAGAGCCGCCCGGTCGACTTCCCGCCCGGCGAGGGATTCGAGTACTCCAACACCGGGTACTACCTGCTGTCGCTGATCCTCGAGGCCGTCGAGGGAGAGTCGATCGGGCGCGTGCTCGATCGGCGCATCTTCGCGCCCCTCGGCATGCGGTCGACGCGGATGGCCGATCCGGAGTCCATCATTCCGCACCGCGCGAAGGGGTATTACCAGGACCGCAATCGGACCCTGATCAACATTCCCCCGTCGCAGCCGAGCGCCACCCTGGGGGCCGGCGGGCTCGTTTCCACCGTGCACGACCTGGCGCGATGGGACGCCGCACTGCGCGGCACCACCCTCCTGAGCGAGGCGGCGAAGGCCCGGATCTGGGCGCCGACCGCGCTGCCCGACGGTCGCGCGATCGACTACGGCTTCGGGTGGCGCGTGGAGCCCTACGGCGAGCACCGCCAGCAGTACCACTACGGCATGACCCACGGCTTCATCGCCAACCTCACCCGCCTGCCCGACGCCGACCTCACCGTGATCGCGCTCGCGAACCGCTACCGAGAGGACCTCGGCCGAATCGTGGTGCCGACCCTCGACCTGTTTCTGGAGGCGGGAGGGTGAGGCGGGCGGCGGGGTGGGGGGGTGGCGGGGTGGCGGGGGTGCGAAACCGACCTGCGGGGCCACGAGCGGCCGGGCCCGCCGGGCCGACGCCGAACGGGTTGGCCCCGGCAGGCGGGCGGTCATTGCGGACCATTCGTACGCTGCGATCCACCCACTGGTACCGCGCGTAGCGTACTCGCTACGCTCCGCAACAGTCGTCGGTCGAAGGCGGGACGAGTGCCACGCTTGGTAGCGAGAATGCTCCGCCGGGTAGCAGTCGGGCCGGAGGAGGCGTCGACTGAGACCTGGTGACCGCCCGGGGGGTGGGGGCCCGGCCCGCCCGGCGGGCGTTTCCGACCACTCGTGCGCTGCGACCCGCCCACTGGTACCGCGCGTAACGTACTCGCTACGCTCCGCAACAGTCGTCGGTCGAAGGCGGGACGAGTGCCACGCTTGGTAGCGAGAACGCTCCGCCGGGGAGCAGGCGGGCCGGAGGAGGCGTCGACTGGGACTTGGTGACCGCCGGATGAGGGCCCGGCCCGCCCGGCGGGCGTTTCCGACCACTCGAACGCTGCGACCCGCCCACTGGTACCGCGCGTAGCGTACTCGCTACGCTCCGCAACAGTCGTCGGTCGAAGGCGGGACGAGTGCCACGCTTGGTAGCGAGAATGCTCCGCCGGGTAGCAGTCGGGCCGGAGGAGGCGTCGACTGAGACCTGGTGACCGCCGGATGGGGGCCCGGCCCGCCCGGCGGGCGTTCTCGACCACTCGTGCGCTGCGATCCGCCCACTGGTACCGCGCGTAGCGTACTCGCTACGCTCCGCAACAGTCGTCGGTCGCAGGCGGGACGAGTGCCACGCTTGGTAGCGAGAATGCTCCACCGGGTAGCAGTCGGGCCGGAGGAGGCGTCGACTGAGACCTGGTGACCGCCGGATGGGGTGCTCCGGCCCGCGACCAGGCCGGCCACCGACCACCAGCCCGCCACGCACCGACCCGCCCCCCATCCCCCACCCGCCCCCCCCACCCCTGGTTGACAGTCCATGTTGTATGCATACAGACTGTACGCATGGC contains the following coding sequences:
- a CDS encoding serine hydrolase domain-containing protein, producing MGGTRVGRGGRMRRRAVIEGWASVVVAWTTGLGMAIPAAGQMPADSAIATYERAVRQRLDSNNIPGASIAVVRGGEIVYQRSFGLADVELGVPVTDSTVFEIGSVSKQFVAAAAVLIEEEGRLDLDAPIHTVLGWLPGEWRGATIRQLLTHTSGIPDYEAIAGYRVYDRRATASEIVAIAQSRPVDFPPGEGFEYSNTGYYLLSLILEAVEGESIGRVLDRRIFAPLGMRSTRMADPESIIPHRAKGYYQDRNRTLINIPPSQPSATLGAGGLVSTVHDLARWDAALRGTTLLSEAAKARIWAPTALPDGRAIDYGFGWRVEPYGEHRQQYHYGMTHGFIANLTRLPDADLTVIALANRYREDLGRIVVPTLDLFLEAGG